The Parachlamydia acanthamoebae sequence ATCCTTCGAGACCAAAATACCCCAAAGCAAGGACAGCAAAACCATTAGAGGCTATTAACCTAGCTCGGTTTTCACTTAGTCCCCCATTGGACCCACCTAATACGATAATGACAGGCAAAGGAGCTTGTGAGAAAGGAAGAAATAAAGAGCCTACTAAACCGTCTTCTTTAACCTCTATTTTTACCATCTCGAAAGATTGCCTCAGTCGTTGAACATTTTTGATATCCACGGTTTCCCCTTGAACGAACAATTTTAATTCAACTTCAAAATCTCCCTTTTTTTTAAAGGAAGCGAAAGGATTTAAAGTGGGTTTCATGGTCCAAAACAACCCCATTCCATCAGCCTCTTCATAAGCTCCTTCAATAGGATTTTGTGCATTCACGTATATAATACCGGTTTCATCAGCCTCAAATGAAGCCCAAGAATTCCATTTTTCGCCTACATCATCCACGATTTCCGCTTTTATGGTTGCGTGTTGAAAAGGATCTAACTCATGCACTTCAATAGATAAAGGAACATCCATTAATGCACATGTAGGCGAAACTTCAAGTCTAGGCTTTGCAATGGCAAATTGAGAAAATAAAAAAATAAAAAAAATAGAAAGATATTTGGAGAACATGAGACTAACCTCAAAAAATTTCAGGAATATAGCAAAAATATGCATAAAGAATCGATGACTTATCAAAGACTTTGCACTGAATATTATGACCTTAATAAACCTTCACCCCGTCAGAAATGTTGGCCTACTATCTTGATTACGCCGTAAAAGCTGGTGGTCCCCTTTTTAGGTCCCATGTGTGGAACAGGACACTATCTCATCCCACTTTTAGAAGAGGCCAATTTTGAAAGCTTTTCAATCCATGGTTCTTATGCATGCATTTTTATTTCCACCGGTTTATTTTGCCTTTTAACGACAAAAAAAGAGACGATCCACGCTCTTTTACTTATCAAAAAAAATAATTACACAAACGATTAATCCTATTCGAGAGCAATAGAAAGAAAATTGGATAAAATCGTGATTAACACACTCTCTAAATTTAATCCTTCTTCAGGTATTGAAATACCACTTTGCCGCTATGAGTTATGGGAAAAAAATGAGATCTCAAGGTTTTGCAATGACAAAAAAGTGGCAAGTAGCATCAGTATTTTATATGAGAGTTGCCAGTCTAAAGTCAACCTTAGCTACAAAGAAATTTTAAAGCCCTTGCTTCTTGTTCATCTAATGACAGGGATCCATCAATCATTAGGTCACATTCTTTTTCTTCCGGTGCTAATAGAAAAAGAGGTCGAGACTTCAATAAATAACCTTCTAACTCATTCAAAACTCTCTGTAAATTATCTTGAGATCGATAATCTCTCAAAAGGCGTCTAGCAAGGGCGATATCAGGAGGGGTGTCTAAGCAAATCAAGAAGTCAATATGCTGCCCTGTTGCGTGGTGACAATATCCAAGAGGGGCATCAAATAAAATGTAAGGAGTTGGAATGAGCTCTTTTTTTGTGGCAGGACAAACAATTGTTTGCCCCCGTTTGAGAACTTTTAATGTCGCGGCCAAATCATCATAAATCCAATCGTCATAATTGTGGCTTATTTCAAACCAATGCACGTAATCCTCGGGTCCTTGGGATATTTCATCGAAGTCATCCCAAAATAAGGCAGTCGCATTTAACGTTTTTGCAAGTCGTTTTGTCAAAGTTGACTTCCCCGCTCCAGATATGCCACTAATGCCAATAACAAAGGAGGGGTTTTCATTCATAAAAATGGAATTCGTTTAGGGTAATGAAAGGGTGAACAAGCCACCCCAGAATTTATCTCTCTATAATGTGGAATGACGACTAGGAATGTGAATGCCCTATAGGTTCGTCCGAAAAACCTCTCAGGAATCTTCTTTTACTTACAGCGACACATTTTTCAAAAACATTTTTATCCTTAGCGGAACTTACGCATTGAAGAAGATTGTGAAAGTCTCGAAACTGCAAAGATTCAAATGAGGCATACACTTTTTTTTCAAAGAAACCGGGTTTGAAAGTCAAATTCGCTTTTAAAAAAGAATTCGCGTATAAACGATATTTGATTCTTTGCCAGGTTAAAGCTTCCTTGCAGCTCATCGAATAAAATTCTTCATTCCCATCTTCAAAATGTAGTGTTATATGGACATGGCAACTCATGGTCTATCCTCCACATATTCTAAAAGCAGTTAGGATAAATAGGGAATTCAATTAAAGCAAGAGTCTCGCGCTTTATTTCCATCGCTCCAATAGATGATCCCCGACCCTTAGCGCATTTGCAATGGTTGTAAGAGAGGGATTCACAGCTCCGATGCTTGGGAAAAAGCTGGTATCCACCACATATAAATTATCAAGCTCATGTGCCTTGCAGTTTACATCAAGAACGGAATTTTTAGGATCTTTTCCAAAACGACAAGTTCCCGCTTGGTGTGCGACACCTGCAATAGGGATGTCTGTTTTTAGATAAAGATTGCGAGGAACTAAATAGTCTGGGTGCATTCCAAGATGATTAAGCATGGATTTAAGTTTTTCATAAAGCTTGAGCTTGGGTATCTGATTATTCGGAGTGTAGCTAAGCCTTACATGCCCTTGTTTATCTATTGTTATCCGATTATTAGGTGTCGGCAAATCTTCAGTTGTCAACCAAAAGTCCACAGCATGCCGCGCTAAATCGTTGAGAAGGATAAGCGGCAATATAGCTGTTTCGATGGGTTTCTCGCCTCTATACATCGGACCTTGTGACTTGCCTACCATTTGAATGCTTCCCATGGGAAAGTTAAACCCTTCCATGCCAAAATAAAAGTCGTTAAGAGCCAATGTTTTTTGGAAATAGGTAAGATTTGGCTCTCTTGAGATCGCTAAAACGGCCTGACTATTATGAAACATGTAATTGCGTCCCACTTGATCAGATCCGTTTGCTAATCCATTTGGATGTTTGTCATTTGCGGATGAAAGCAATAGCTTAGCGGAATTCGCGGCTCCACATGACACGACAATGAGATTACCTTTAAAGCTCTCTTTTAACCCGTTTATCTCCACAACAACTTCATTAACGGTTTTCCCTGATGCATCTGTATTTAATTTGATGACTTTAGCATTTGTTAAAAGAGTGACATTTGGGTAGGCAATCGCAGGGCGCACGCCCACTATTTCTGCATCTGCTTTCGCTTGAACAAGGCAAGGGAAACCGTCGCATGTTTGACACCGGATGCAACGACTATAAGGAGGATTTTTTTCATCGAGCATGATTGCACAGGGTGCTGGAAAAGGATGATAGCCCGCATTTTTAAGATTATCGTAGAGCTGCTGGATGCGTGGTTCATGCGAAACAGGTGAATAAGGAAATGGCGTACTTGCTGGAGGTTCTGTCGGATCAATCCCTCGCTCACCATGTACATAGTACATCTTTTCGGCTTTTCCATAATAAGGTTCTAATTCCTCATAACTAATGGGCCATGCCGGAGATATTCCATCATAATGTTGGAGTTCACCGAAATCTTCTTTTCGTAATCTGTAAAGAGCTGCGCCATACATTTTTGTCGCACCTCCTACAAAATAATGCACTTGTGGTTGAAAAGTTTTTCCTTGATCGTCATGCCAGGTATCGGGTGAAACATAGCGATTTTTGACAAAAACGTCTTCAGCTTGCCAATTTTCAATTTCTCTTTTAAGCCAATCTCCACGCTCTAAAATCAATATCCGCTTCCCTGATTGAGCCAGATGACAAGCCAAGGTTCCCCCTCCAGCCCCACTTCCAATGATGATCACGTCATATGCATCCATAAAAACTCTCTTAATCTTTTTTTGCCATCATTCTTGCCTAAAGACTCCAAATCTTTTCTTCTGAAAGTTTGTCTGGAGAGATCCCTTGGGCAACAAATTTTCCATATTGATGGATAAGTTTAGCCACTAAGCTCGTCCACCCCGTTTGATTGCTAGCCCCCAACCCTTTGCCTGAATCCCCATGAAAGTATTCATGAAACAAAATGTAATCTTTCCAGTGCGGATCGGTTTGAAATTTTTCAATATTGCCATAAACGGGTCGACGCCCATTTTGATCTTCTAGAAAAATATCAATAAGCCTCTTAGAAATATCCAAAGAGACCTCCCAAAGGTTTCGCATTTGCCCTGATCCCGTGGGACATTCAATTTTTAAATGGTCATCGTAGTAATAATGAAATTTTTGTAAGGATTCAATCAGCAGAAAATTGAGGGGAAACCATACAGGGCCTCGCCAGTTAGAATTTCCTCCGAAGATAGGTGTGGTAGATTCTGCAGGTTCATAGTCGAGTTTGAATGCTTTCCCATTTAAAAATACGGTAAAAGGTTGATCTTTTAATCGTTTCGAAACAGATCTAATTCCATTCGGACTTAAAAACTGCTCTTCATCTAAAACTTTTTCCAAAACGCGAGTCAGCTTAATTTGATTGGTAAAAGCAAGTAAAATGCGCTCGTGTTGCCCTCTTTTGCGCAAATCCGCGATGTTGTGAAGGCGTTCAGCCTGATTTTCCACAAACCAAACGAAACGGCGTCGGTAATTTGGGAATTTGCTTGGAACATCCGCATTATTGGTTGCCACCACAAATAAGGGAATAATGCCAGTCATGTTATCTTGGGACATGTTCACTTTTTCACCGTCCGCTTTTATCATCAGCCCATAATAAAAGCCATTTTCAGTATCCCACAAACCATCTACTTCTCCTGTCACATTGTTGATTGCATCCGCGATGCAAACAAAGTGCTCAAAAAATTTGGTGGCGATATCTTCATAAACAGGATCTTCATCCGCAAGCTCTAGAGCAATTTGAAGACAGTTTAAACAATACATCCCCATCCAGCCTGTGGCATCAGGTTGTTCCAAATATCCTCCATCAGGACATGTAAGCGAACGATCAAAAGCCCCAATGTTATCTAATCCTAAAAATCCCCCTTCAAAAATATTGCGGCCGGCTGTGTCTTTGCGATTAACCCACCAACCAAAATTCAATAATAGCTTATGAAAGATCCGCTCTAGGAAATTCCTATCTTTTCTTCCGTACATCGTACTTTCAATCTGATAGACACGCATAGCTGCCCATGCTTGTACAGGAGGGTTAACATCGGAAAATTTCCATTCATAGGCGGGTATTTGCCCATCTGGAGCCATGTACCACTCACGTGTTAACAAAAGCAATTGCTCTTTTGCAAACTCTGGATCAATCATGGCTAAAGATATGGTATGAAAGCCTAAATCCCATGCAGCAAACCAAGGGTATTCCCATTTGTCAGGCATCGAAAAAATATCATAGGCATCTAGATAAGGCCAGTGATAATTTCTCCCTTTTAAACGCTCTTGAGGAGGTTTAGGTTGCGAGGGATCTCCCTCTAACCATTTTTTTACATTGTAGTGGTAACATTGTTTATTCCACAGCAACCCTGCAAAGGCCTGCCTTTCTACATTCCGCATATCCTTTGACAAAGGATAAGGGGTCACGCTTAAATAAAAGGCGTCTGCCTCAACTTTTCTTTGTGCGAATATTTGATCAAATTCTGCCGCAAAAGGATTTGCCAAGTTGTCTCGATTAGTTAGGCGTAATTTGATGACTTTGGTTTCTCCAGCCGTGACATCCAAACGATAACTGATCGTGGCTTTCGTTCCTTTTTCACCATTGATGCTGTTTTGCGATCCGTGAATCAGGAATTCATTCACACCATCTTTTGTGTAGGATG is a genomic window containing:
- a CDS encoding GMC oxidoreductase encodes the protein MDAYDVIIIGSGAGGGTLACHLAQSGKRILILERGDWLKREIENWQAEDVFVKNRYVSPDTWHDDQGKTFQPQVHYFVGGATKMYGAALYRLRKEDFGELQHYDGISPAWPISYEELEPYYGKAEKMYYVHGERGIDPTEPPASTPFPYSPVSHEPRIQQLYDNLKNAGYHPFPAPCAIMLDEKNPPYSRCIRCQTCDGFPCLVQAKADAEIVGVRPAIAYPNVTLLTNAKVIKLNTDASGKTVNEVVVEINGLKESFKGNLIVVSCGAANSAKLLLSSANDKHPNGLANGSDQVGRNYMFHNSQAVLAISREPNLTYFQKTLALNDFYFGMEGFNFPMGSIQMVGKSQGPMYRGEKPIETAILPLILLNDLARHAVDFWLTTEDLPTPNNRITIDKQGHVRLSYTPNNQIPKLKLYEKLKSMLNHLGMHPDYLVPRNLYLKTDIPIAGVAHQAGTCRFGKDPKNSVLDVNCKAHELDNLYVVDTSFFPSIGAVNPSLTTIANALRVGDHLLERWK
- a CDS encoding AAA family ATPase — translated: MNENPSFVIGISGISGAGKSTLTKRLAKTLNATALFWDDFDEISQGPEDYVHWFEISHNYDDWIYDDLAATLKVLKRGQTIVCPATKKELIPTPYILFDAPLGYCHHATGQHIDFLICLDTPPDIALARRLLRDYRSQDNLQRVLNELEGYLLKSRPLFLLAPEEKECDLMIDGSLSLDEQEARALKFLCS
- a CDS encoding MGH1-like glycoside hydrolase domain-containing protein, which translates into the protein MENIESTEEGKRLSDIRLNQASWRKWGPYLSERQWGTVREDYSPQGTAWEYLPHDQARSRAYRWGEDGLAGISDEKQQLCFALALWNGQDSILKERLFGVSGPEGNHGEDVKEYYFYLDNLPSHAYMKHLYKYPQKAFPYDELVSVNKQRTREQPEYELLDTGIFDDNRYFDVFTEYAKVSSEDLLIQFTVANRGPESAVLYLLPTLWFRNTWSWDTNNAKPVISLTKEKHVLKASHIGLGDYWLYCDSPDAVYFTENETNQEKLFQIPNKSSYTKDGVNEFLIHGSQNSINGEKGTKATISYRLDVTAGETKVIKLRLTNRDNLANPFAAEFDQIFAQRKVEADAFYLSVTPYPLSKDMRNVERQAFAGLLWNKQCYHYNVKKWLEGDPSQPKPPQERLKGRNYHWPYLDAYDIFSMPDKWEYPWFAAWDLGFHTISLAMIDPEFAKEQLLLLTREWYMAPDGQIPAYEWKFSDVNPPVQAWAAMRVYQIESTMYGRKDRNFLERIFHKLLLNFGWWVNRKDTAGRNIFEGGFLGLDNIGAFDRSLTCPDGGYLEQPDATGWMGMYCLNCLQIALELADEDPVYEDIATKFFEHFVCIADAINNVTGEVDGLWDTENGFYYGLMIKADGEKVNMSQDNMTGIIPLFVVATNNADVPSKFPNYRRRFVWFVENQAERLHNIADLRKRGQHERILLAFTNQIKLTRVLEKVLDEEQFLSPNGIRSVSKRLKDQPFTVFLNGKAFKLDYEPAESTTPIFGGNSNWRGPVWFPLNFLLIESLQKFHYYYDDHLKIECPTGSGQMRNLWEVSLDISKRLIDIFLEDQNGRRPVYGNIEKFQTDPHWKDYILFHEYFHGDSGKGLGASNQTGWTSLVAKLIHQYGKFVAQGISPDKLSEEKIWSL